A window of the Sphingomonas piscis genome harbors these coding sequences:
- a CDS encoding phytoene desaturase — translation MSSAAVIGSGFGGLALAIRLQSAGVQTTILEGRDKPGGRAYYWEKDGHVFDAGPTVITDPNCLKDLWDITGADMAVDVELLPVSPFYRLSWPDGSTFDYLNDDEKLFAQIRELEPSDVEGYRKFLAYSAGVFVEGYERLGAVPFLDFKSMLAAAPKLARYQAWRSVYSIVSGFVRHEKLRQALSFHTLLVGGNPMTTSAIYALIHKLERDGGVWFARGGTNKLVAGMVRHFERLGGTLRLDDPVEEISVSGGKASAVRTRSGWSGRFDAVASNADVVRTYDMLDHARGKKRAKALRRKSFSPSLFVVHFSTTGTWPDIPHHSILFGPRYKGLLNDIYKGDRLAADPSLYLHHPTATDPGMAPPGKATFYALAPVPHLGKAPLDWAVEGPAYAKQVIAILEERMMPGLSGRIDQLFHFGPREFDSELQSHLGSAFSLEPVLTQSAYFRVHNRDDVIPNLYFVGAGTHPGAGIPGVVGSAKATAGLMLDELAR, via the coding sequence GTGAGCAGCGCGGCCGTCATTGGCTCCGGCTTCGGCGGACTAGCGCTCGCCATTCGTCTTCAGTCGGCCGGTGTCCAGACCACGATCCTGGAAGGGCGCGATAAGCCGGGCGGACGCGCCTATTATTGGGAAAAGGACGGGCATGTCTTCGACGCCGGCCCAACCGTCATCACCGATCCCAATTGCCTCAAGGATTTGTGGGATATCACCGGTGCCGACATGGCAGTGGACGTCGAGCTGTTGCCGGTATCTCCATTCTACCGGCTGTCGTGGCCGGACGGCTCCACCTTCGATTATCTGAACGACGACGAGAAATTATTCGCCCAGATCCGCGAACTGGAGCCGAGTGACGTCGAGGGCTATCGCAAGTTCCTGGCCTATTCGGCTGGAGTGTTCGTCGAGGGTTATGAGCGGCTTGGTGCCGTGCCGTTCCTCGATTTCAAGTCGATGCTTGCCGCCGCCCCCAAGCTGGCGCGCTACCAGGCCTGGCGGTCGGTCTATTCGATCGTGTCGGGCTTTGTGCGTCATGAGAAGCTGCGGCAGGCGCTGAGCTTCCACACCCTGCTGGTCGGCGGCAATCCGATGACGACCAGCGCAATCTACGCCTTGATCCACAAGCTAGAGCGGGACGGCGGAGTCTGGTTTGCACGCGGCGGAACGAACAAGCTGGTTGCTGGAATGGTTCGCCATTTCGAGCGGCTCGGCGGAACGCTGCGGCTCGACGATCCGGTCGAGGAGATCTCGGTCTCCGGCGGCAAGGCCTCCGCTGTTCGCACCCGCAGCGGCTGGTCCGGTAGGTTCGATGCCGTTGCGTCGAATGCCGATGTCGTTCGCACCTACGACATGCTGGATCATGCGCGCGGAAAGAAAAGGGCGAAGGCGCTGCGCCGCAAGAGCTTCTCGCCAAGCCTGTTCGTCGTGCATTTTTCCACGACCGGAACCTGGCCGGACATACCCCACCACAGCATTCTGTTCGGACCGCGTTACAAGGGATTGCTGAACGATATCTACAAGGGCGACCGGCTGGCGGCAGACCCTTCGCTCTACCTGCATCACCCGACCGCCACCGATCCAGGCATGGCCCCTCCGGGCAAGGCGACCTTCTATGCTCTGGCGCCTGTTCCCCATCTCGGCAAGGCGCCGCTTGACTGGGCGGTCGAAGGCCCGGCCTATGCCAAGCAGGTAATCGCCATCCTCGAGGAGCGCATGATGCCGGGGCTGAGCGGGCGCATCGATCAGCTGTTCCATTTCGGGCCCCGCGAGTTCGACAGTGAGCTTCAGTCGCACCTCGGTTCCGCCTTCAGCCTGGAACCGGTGCTCACCCAGAGCGCCTACTTCCGCGTTCACAACCGCGACGACGTCATTCCCAATCTCTATTTCGTGGGGGCAGGCACCCATCCGGGCGCCGGCATTCCGGGCGTGGTCGGAAGCGCTAAGGCAACGGCGGGGCTGATGCTGGACGAGCTGGCGCGGTGA
- a CDS encoding phytoene/squalene synthase family protein has translation MTRDEIVAGAFDAIQRGSKSFRASSRLFDRETRERAWLLYSWCRHCDDQCDGQVMGQGSVERGSVADLRDKTARVVRGESVAELPFEALALLLSERPVPQRLLDDHLQGFELDAAGWQPKTHHDLIRYCYHVAGSVGCMMAIVMGVPADDQATLERASDLGIAFQLSNIARDVREDHLNGRCYLPSDWLAEFGIPQAELFAPEHRAGLLAMVDRLVGLVDLYEARSRSGVNRLPFRSRLAVLAAARIYGAIGRRVGSLGEAAWDERVTIGRARKLGFLVPSLAEAVVRRRP, from the coding sequence GTGACCCGCGACGAGATCGTTGCTGGAGCGTTCGACGCCATCCAGCGCGGTTCCAAGTCCTTCCGCGCTTCGAGTCGCCTGTTCGACCGCGAAACGCGCGAGCGTGCCTGGCTGCTCTACAGCTGGTGCCGTCATTGCGACGACCAGTGCGACGGGCAGGTGATGGGGCAAGGCTCGGTGGAGCGCGGCAGTGTGGCGGACCTTCGCGACAAGACGGCCCGGGTGGTGCGGGGCGAGTCCGTCGCCGAGCTACCGTTCGAGGCGCTTGCGCTGCTGCTCAGCGAACGGCCGGTCCCGCAGCGCCTGCTCGACGATCATCTTCAGGGATTCGAGCTCGACGCGGCCGGTTGGCAGCCCAAGACGCACCACGATCTCATCCGCTACTGCTACCATGTGGCTGGGTCGGTCGGGTGCATGATGGCGATCGTCATGGGTGTGCCGGCAGACGACCAGGCTACGCTGGAGCGCGCCTCCGACCTCGGCATCGCCTTTCAGCTGTCGAACATCGCCCGCGACGTTCGCGAGGACCATCTCAATGGCCGTTGCTACCTTCCCAGTGACTGGCTCGCCGAATTCGGCATCCCGCAGGCCGAGCTGTTCGCGCCCGAGCACCGCGCTGGCCTGCTGGCGATGGTCGACCGGCTCGTCGGGCTTGTCGACCTGTACGAGGCCCGGTCGCGATCGGGCGTCAACCGGCTGCCGTTCCGTTCCCGCCTGGCGGTCCTTGCGGCGGCACGGATTTATGGAGCCATCGGTCGGCGGGTAGGCAGTCTGGGCGAAGCTGCGTGGGACGAGCGGGTCACGATCGGCCGCGCGCGCAAGCTCGGCTTTCTGGTTCCCAGCCTTGCCGAAGCGGTGGTGCGCCGCCGGCCCTGA
- a CDS encoding glycosyltransferase, translating into MAYFGFTCPPLPGHINPMTVLARELATRGHRVTFLGFPDMRRKLSPDLEFRSFGESDWPDGSLEPFLKRLGKLGGPLSLRRLILDLADFADTVCRDLPGALEELKPDALIVDQADAAGSLVARAIGLPYVNVANALPLNMEPGVPPPVLAWPYDPTPKGIRRNLGGYRVARFIERPITKVIRRHAVRLGQPDVRFAEDTLSEVAQLTQCVRGLDFPRERLPANFHYVGPLRERDQPMDLGLPNDGKPLVFCSLGTLQGSRLSIFRAVAKAVQSLDLRLLIAHGGMLSERQSASLPGDPMVRSFVPQRAVLAKSALAITHCGFNTVMDALSFGVPMVGMPLAFEQPATGARLERAGVGEVLYRWRTPGRIRDAVAAALADPAYRVSAAALQAEIALAGGVRRAADIIERATGAAPPEGATRGRAARGGARGDSRSESS; encoded by the coding sequence ATGGCGTACTTCGGTTTCACCTGTCCGCCGCTTCCCGGACATATCAACCCGATGACCGTGCTTGCGCGGGAGCTCGCAACGCGTGGTCACCGGGTCACCTTTCTCGGCTTTCCCGACATGCGGCGAAAGCTATCACCGGACCTCGAGTTCAGAAGCTTTGGAGAGAGCGATTGGCCTGACGGCAGCCTGGAGCCATTCCTCAAGCGATTGGGCAAGCTCGGCGGCCCGCTAAGCCTGCGCCGTCTGATCCTGGACCTTGCGGACTTTGCCGACACAGTGTGTCGCGACCTTCCGGGCGCGCTGGAGGAACTGAAGCCGGATGCGCTGATCGTCGACCAGGCAGACGCGGCGGGCAGTCTCGTCGCGCGCGCCATTGGGTTGCCTTACGTCAACGTCGCCAATGCTCTCCCGCTCAACATGGAGCCTGGAGTGCCGCCGCCTGTGTTGGCATGGCCCTACGATCCCACCCCCAAAGGCATCCGTCGCAATCTTGGCGGGTACCGGGTTGCGCGCTTCATCGAGCGGCCGATCACGAAGGTCATTCGGCGACACGCGGTCCGTCTCGGTCAGCCGGATGTTCGCTTCGCCGAGGACACATTGTCGGAAGTGGCGCAGCTGACCCAATGCGTCCGCGGACTCGATTTTCCAAGAGAGCGGCTGCCCGCGAACTTCCATTACGTCGGCCCGCTGCGCGAACGGGATCAGCCGATGGACCTGGGGCTGCCAAATGACGGGAAGCCGCTGGTCTTCTGCTCTCTCGGTACGCTGCAGGGCTCGCGCCTGTCGATCTTCCGAGCGGTGGCGAAGGCTGTGCAAAGCTTGGACCTCCGTCTGCTGATCGCCCATGGTGGAATGCTGAGCGAACGACAGTCGGCAAGCTTGCCGGGCGATCCGATGGTGCGCAGCTTCGTGCCGCAGCGAGCCGTTCTGGCCAAAAGCGCGCTGGCAATCACTCATTGCGGCTTCAACACAGTGATGGACGCGCTGAGCTTCGGAGTGCCGATGGTCGGCATGCCCCTAGCCTTTGAGCAGCCGGCGACCGGGGCGCGGCTGGAACGGGCGGGGGTTGGGGAGGTGCTCTACCGCTGGCGGACGCCGGGTCGAATTCGGGACGCCGTTGCGGCAGCGCTTGCCGATCCTGCCTACCGCGTCAGCGCGGCGGCCCTTCAGGCGGAAATCGCCTTGGCTGGCGGTGTTCGCCGGGCTGCCGACATCATCGAGAGAGCGACCGGCGCCGCTCCGCCGGAAGGCGCCACCAGGGGACGTGCGGCGCGAGGTGGTGCTCGTGGTGATAGCCGAAGTGAAAGCAGCTGA
- a CDS encoding fatty acid desaturase: MIVSAQAAKGLSLAGMIIGGWLALHIWSVFFLPLTRGTYVAAPLIVALICWLNVGMFIVAHDAMHGSLAPGRPALNRWVGRMALLLYAGFWYDRLIAEHMSHHREPGTAGDPDFSVDHSTSFWPWFVTFFRHYFGWQQMAFLTALTIAYLLLGASYANILLFWALPAILSALQLFYFGTYRPHRQEAHPFADRHNARTNDFGWLASLLSCFHFGYHHEHHLAPHVPWWRLPAERRRSLSR, encoded by the coding sequence GTGATCGTTTCCGCACAGGCTGCAAAGGGTCTGAGCCTCGCCGGTATGATCATCGGCGGCTGGCTCGCGCTTCATATCTGGTCAGTATTCTTCCTGCCGCTCACGCGCGGGACTTACGTCGCCGCGCCCCTTATCGTCGCGCTGATCTGCTGGCTCAACGTTGGCATGTTCATCGTCGCGCATGACGCTATGCATGGCTCGCTTGCGCCGGGGCGCCCCGCTTTAAACCGCTGGGTCGGACGTATGGCACTGCTGCTCTACGCGGGCTTCTGGTACGACCGCCTGATCGCCGAACATATGTCCCATCATCGGGAGCCGGGGACGGCAGGGGATCCGGATTTCAGCGTCGACCACTCGACCAGCTTCTGGCCTTGGTTCGTCACCTTCTTCCGCCATTATTTCGGGTGGCAGCAAATGGCCTTCCTGACGGCACTTACAATTGCCTACCTCTTGCTGGGTGCAAGCTACGCCAACATCCTGCTGTTTTGGGCCCTGCCCGCCATATTGTCCGCCCTGCAACTCTTCTATTTCGGCACCTATCGTCCGCATCGGCAGGAGGCGCATCCATTTGCCGATCGCCACAACGCCCGCACCAATGATTTCGGCTGGTTGGCGTCGCTGCTCAGCTGCTTTCACTTCGGCTATCACCACGAGCACCACCTCGCGCCGCACGTCCCCTGGTGGCGCCTTCCGGCGGAGCGGCGCCGGTCGCTCTCTCGATGA